Proteins from a genomic interval of Geodermatophilus obscurus DSM 43160:
- a CDS encoding citrate synthase 2 — MADDFVPGLEGVIAFETEIAEPDKDGGSLRYRGVDIEDLVGKVTFGNVWALLVDGKFGPGLPPAEPFPIPVHSGDVRVDVQAALAMLAPFWGYRPLLDIDSETARDQLARAAVMALSYVAQSARGIGVPAVPQARIDEASTIVERFMVRWRGEPDPRHVAAVDAYWTSAAEHGMNASTFTARVIASTGADVAASLSGAIGAMSGPLHGGAPSRVLHMLDGVEQSGDADKYVKDLLDRHERLMGFGHRVYRAEDPRARTLRKAAKELGAPRFEAALALEQAALRELRERRPDRPIETNVEFWAAIVLDFAEVPSHMFTSMFTCARTAGWCAHILEQKNTGRLVRPSARYVGPAPRKPEEVDGFDTIKVKAVDQPA, encoded by the coding sequence ATGGCGGACGACTTCGTACCCGGCCTGGAGGGCGTCATCGCCTTCGAGACGGAGATCGCCGAACCGGACAAGGACGGCGGCTCCCTCCGGTACCGCGGCGTCGACATCGAGGACCTGGTCGGCAAGGTCACCTTCGGCAACGTCTGGGCGCTGCTGGTCGACGGCAAGTTCGGTCCCGGCCTGCCGCCGGCCGAGCCGTTCCCGATCCCGGTGCACAGCGGGGACGTGCGCGTCGACGTCCAGGCCGCGCTGGCCATGCTGGCGCCCTTCTGGGGCTACCGCCCGCTGCTGGACATCGACTCCGAGACCGCGCGCGACCAGCTGGCCCGCGCCGCGGTCATGGCGCTGTCCTACGTCGCGCAGTCCGCCCGCGGCATCGGCGTCCCGGCCGTTCCGCAGGCGCGCATCGACGAGGCCTCCACGATCGTCGAGCGGTTCATGGTCCGCTGGCGCGGCGAGCCCGACCCCCGCCACGTCGCCGCCGTCGACGCCTACTGGACGTCGGCCGCCGAGCACGGCATGAACGCCTCGACCTTCACCGCCCGCGTCATCGCCTCCACCGGCGCCGACGTGGCCGCCTCCCTCTCCGGTGCCATCGGCGCGATGTCCGGCCCGCTGCACGGCGGCGCCCCCTCCCGGGTGCTGCACATGCTGGACGGCGTCGAGCAGAGCGGTGACGCGGACAAGTACGTCAAGGACCTCCTCGACCGGCACGAGCGGCTCATGGGCTTCGGCCACCGGGTCTACCGCGCCGAGGACCCCCGCGCCCGGACGCTGCGCAAGGCCGCCAAGGAGCTCGGCGCCCCGCGCTTCGAGGCCGCGCTGGCCCTGGAGCAGGCCGCGCTCAGGGAGCTGCGCGAGCGCCGTCCCGACCGGCCGATCGAGACCAACGTGGAGTTCTGGGCGGCGATCGTCCTCGACTTCGCCGAGGTGCCCAGCCACATGTTCACCTCGATGTTCACCTGTGCCCGCACCGCCGGCTGGTGCGCGCACATCCTCGAGCAGAAGAACACCGGCCGCCTGGTGCGCCCGTCGGCCCGCTACGTCGGCCCGGCTCCGCGCAAGCCCGAGGAGGTCGACGGCTTCGACACCATCAAGGTCAAGGCCGTCGACCAGCCGGCCTAG
- the pdxH gene encoding pyridoxamine 5'-phosphate oxidase yields the protein MDGVPDLSRMRRDYETRGLREDDLAPTWVEQFDRWFADAVAAELPEPNAVVVATADADGAPDARIVLVKGYDEHGFVFVTSYASAKGAQLAVNPRAALVFPWHALQRQVRVTGRVERVGPTASDDLWDPRPRGAQLAAAASLQSTPVDSREELVERLRRLDADTHGEKLPRPEVWGGYRVVPDTVEFWQGGADRLHDRLRFVRDDAEGGGWVVQRLAP from the coding sequence ATGGACGGCGTGCCCGACCTCTCCCGCATGCGCAGGGACTACGAGACCCGGGGCCTCCGGGAGGACGACCTCGCGCCCACCTGGGTCGAGCAGTTCGACCGCTGGTTCGCCGACGCCGTCGCCGCGGAGCTGCCCGAGCCCAACGCCGTGGTGGTCGCGACCGCGGACGCCGACGGCGCACCCGACGCGCGGATCGTGCTGGTGAAGGGCTACGACGAGCACGGCTTCGTCTTCGTCACCAGCTACGCCTCGGCCAAGGGCGCCCAGCTGGCGGTCAACCCGCGCGCCGCGCTGGTCTTCCCCTGGCACGCGCTGCAGCGGCAGGTGCGGGTGACCGGCCGGGTGGAGCGGGTCGGCCCGACGGCCAGCGACGACCTGTGGGACCCCCGTCCGCGCGGCGCGCAGCTGGCCGCCGCCGCCTCCCTCCAGTCGACGCCGGTCGACTCGCGCGAGGAGCTCGTCGAGCGGCTGCGCCGGCTGGACGCCGACACGCACGGGGAGAAGCTGCCGCGCCCGGAGGTCTGGGGCGGTTACCGGGTGGTGCCCGACACCGTCGAGTTCTGGCAGGGCGGGGCCGACCGGCTGCACGACCGGCTCCGCTTCGTCCGGGACGACGCGGAGGGGGGCGGCTGGGTCGTCCAGCGGCTCGCCCCGTGA